In one window of Zingiber officinale cultivar Zhangliang chromosome 11A, Zo_v1.1, whole genome shotgun sequence DNA:
- the LOC122032298 gene encoding FT-interacting protein 7-like: MQRPFPLPQEDFSLKETAPRLGGGGLSGGDKLTNTYDLVEQMQYLYVRVVKAKDLPAKDVTGSCDPYVEVKLGNYKGTTRHFEKKSNPEWNQVFSFSKERIQASVVEVFVKDKDLVKDDFIGMVLFDLNDVPKRVPPDSPMAPQWYRLADRKGEKVKGELMLAVWMGTQADEAFPEAWHSDAATVPGDGLASIRSKVYLSPKLWYLRVNVIEAQDLLLIPKPGFPDVFVKVNLGGQILRTRFSSSRSANPLWNEDLMLVAAEPFEEHLILSVEERIGPNKDEVLGKVVVPLQNVERRLDCRVVSSRWYHLEKHVAVDGEQKKEVKFASRIHLRVSLDGGYHVLDESTHYSSDLRPTAKQLWKPSIGILELGILTAQALLTMKTKDGRGTTDAYCVAKYGHKWVRTRTIIDSSNPKWNEQYTWEVFDPCTVITIGVFDNCHLQGGEKANGATDNRIGKVRIRLSTLETDKVYTHSYPLLVLHTSGVKKMGEVQLAVRFSSSSLLNMLHTYSRPLLPKMHYLHPLTVSQLDYLRHQSTQIVSMRLSRAEPPLRKEVVEYMLDVGFHMWSMRRSKANFYRLMCVFSGLISTGKWLGQICLWKNPITTVLFHVLYAILVLYPELILPTMFLYLFLIGVWYYRWRPRKPPHMDTRLSHADTAHPDELDEEFDRFPSTRPPDVIRARYDRLRSVAGRVQTVVGDLATQGERFQSLLSWRDPRATALFLIFCLAAAIVLYVTPFQVVALLTGFYMLRHPRFRYKLPSVPLNFFRRLPARTDSLL, from the coding sequence ATGCAGAGACCATTCCCTCTCCCTCAAGAGGATTTCTCCTTGAAGGAGACTGCTCCCCGCCTAGGTGGAGGAGGACTTAGCGGTGGTGACAAGCTCACCAACACCTATGACCTCGTTGAGCAAATGCAGTACCTCTACGTGCGCGTCGTGAAAGCCAAGGATCTGCCAGCTAAGGATGTCACTGGGAGTTGTGATCCTTATGTAGAGGTAAAGCTCGGTAATTACAAAGGTACGACTCGTCATTTTGAGAAGAAGAGTAACCCTGAATGGAACCAAGTGTTTTCCTTTTCCAAAGAGCGAATCCAAGCTTCTGTGGTCGAGGTTTTTGTCAAGGACAAGGACTTAGTAAAAGATGATTTTATCGGAATGGTTTTGTTTGATCTTAATGATGTTCCTAAAAGAGTTCCACCTGATAGCCCAATGGCACCACAATGGTATCGCTTGGCAGATCGCAAAGGGGAGAAGGTGAAGGGAGAACTGATGCTGGCTGTTTGGATGGGTACACAAGCAGATGAGGCATTCCCAGAAGCTTGGCACTCTGATGCTGCAACAGTTCCCGGTGATGGCCTTGCCAGTATTAGGTCTAAGGTATACCTTTCCCCCAAGCTTTGGTATCTGAGAGTTAATGTCATTGAGGCCCAAGATCTGCTTCTCATACCTAAACCAGGTTTCCCTGATGTCTTTGTTAAAGTTAACCTTGGCGGTCAAATTCTAAGGACAAGGTTTTCGTCAAGCAGGTCCGCCAATCCTTTGTGGAATGAAGATTTGATGCTTGTTGCGGCAGAACCTTTTGAGGAACATTTAATCTTAAGTGTGGAAGAACGAATTGGACCAAACAAAGATGAGGTGCTAGGGAAGGTCGTTGTTCCTCTACAGAATGTTGAGAGGAGATTGGACTGTCGTGTTGTAAGTTCAAGGTGGTACCACCTCGAAAAGCATGTGGCTGTTGATGGGGAGCAGAAGAAGGAAGTGAAATTTGCGAGTCGCATCCATCTGAGGGTAAGTTTGGATGGGGGTTACCATGTTTTGGATGAATCCACACATTATAGCAGTGATCTTAGGCCTACGGCAAAACAGTTGTGGAAACCAAGCATTGGTATTCTAGAGCTTGGCATATTAACTGCTCAGGCATTATTGACAATGAAGACTAAGGATGGGCGTGGCACCACTGATGCTTATTGTGTTGCTAAGTATGGGCATAAATGGGTTCGGACAAGAACAATCATTGATAGCTCCAATCCCAAATGGAATGAACAATACACTTGGGAAGTTTTTGACCCTTGTACTGTTATAACGATCGGTGTGTTTGATAACTGTCATTTACAGGGTGGAGAGAAGGCTAACGGTGCTACTGATAACAGAATTGGCAAAGTTCGTATTCGACTTTCTACTCTCGAGACTGACAAAGTGTACACACACTCATATCCTCTCTTGGTTTTGCATACATCAGGAGTTAAAAAGATGGGGGAAGTTCAGTTGGCTGTTcggttctcctcttcctctttgcttaATATGCTGCATACTTATTCCAGGCCATTACTGCCGAAGATGCATTACCTCCATCCTCTGACCGTTAGCCAGCTTGATTATTTGAGGCATCAATCCACTCAGATAGTCTCAATGAGGTTGAGTCGGGCAGAGCCACCACTGAGGAAGGAGGTGGTGGAATACATGCTGGATGTAGGTTTCCATATGTGGAGCATGAGAAGGAGCAAAGCCAATTTCTATAGACTCATGTGTGTTTTCAGTGGTTTGATTTCTACAGGAAAATGGTTAGGCCAAATTTGCCTTTGGAAGAACCCTATCACAACTGTACTCTTCCATGTTCTCTATGCGATACTGGTTCTGTACCCGGAGTTGATACTTCCAACGATGTTCCTCTACTTGTTCTTGATTGGAGTATGGTACTACCGATGGCGGCCAAGGAAACCTCCTCACATGGATACTCGACTATCTCATGCAGACACAGCCCATCCAGATGAGTTGGATGAGGAATTTGACAGGTTTCCTTCAACGAGACCGCCTGATGTCATAAGGGCGAGGTACGATCGACTAAGGAGTGTTGCAGGAAGGGTGCAAACTGTGGTTGGAGACCTGGCTACACAAGGAGAGAGGTTTCAGTCTCTGTTAAGCTGGAGAGATCCTAGAGCAACTGCCCTATTTTTGATCTTTTGCCTTGCAGCTGCCATAGTTCTCTATGTTACGCCCTTCCAAGTCGTCGCCCTCCTAACTGGATTTTACATGCTGAGACACCCGAGGTTCAGGTATAAGCTACCATCAGTGCCGCTCAACTTCTTCAGGAGGTTGCCAGCTAGGACAGATAGCTTGCTTTGA